A genomic region of Streptomyces sp. R33 contains the following coding sequences:
- the trpS gene encoding tryptophan--tRNA ligase has product MASDRPRALSGIQPTSGSFHLGNYLGAIRQYVALQETHDAFYMVVDLHAITMPQDPAALRANTRLSAAQLLAAGLDPERCTLFIQSHVPEHAQLGWVMNCITGFGEASRMTQFKDKSAKGGVNNATVGLFTYPILQVADILLYQANAVPVGEDQRQHIELTRDLAERFNQRYGQTFTLPAAHIVKEVAKIYDLQDPTIKMSKSASSPKGLINLLDEPKVTEKKIKSAVTDTEAEVRFDTEHKPGVSNLLTIYSTLTGESVPALEAKYEGKGYGALKTDLAGVMVDFVTPFKQRTQEYLDDPETLDSILAKGAEKARAVAAETLAQAYDRLGLVPAKH; this is encoded by the coding sequence ATGGCTTCTGATCGTCCTCGCGCGCTCTCCGGTATCCAGCCCACCTCCGGTTCGTTCCACCTCGGGAACTACCTCGGAGCCATCCGCCAGTACGTCGCCCTGCAGGAGACGCACGACGCCTTCTACATGGTGGTCGACCTGCACGCGATCACCATGCCGCAGGATCCGGCCGCGCTCCGCGCCAACACCCGGCTCTCCGCCGCGCAGCTGCTCGCCGCCGGGCTCGACCCCGAGCGCTGCACGCTCTTCATCCAGAGCCACGTCCCCGAGCACGCACAGCTCGGCTGGGTCATGAACTGCATCACCGGCTTCGGCGAGGCCAGCCGGATGACCCAGTTCAAGGACAAGTCCGCCAAGGGCGGCGTCAACAACGCCACCGTCGGCCTGTTCACGTACCCGATCCTCCAGGTCGCCGACATCCTGCTCTACCAGGCGAACGCCGTCCCCGTCGGCGAGGACCAGCGCCAGCACATCGAGCTGACCCGCGACCTGGCCGAGCGCTTCAACCAGCGCTACGGCCAGACCTTCACCCTCCCCGCCGCGCACATCGTCAAGGAGGTCGCGAAGATCTACGACCTCCAGGACCCGACGATCAAGATGTCGAAGTCCGCGTCGTCCCCCAAGGGCCTGATCAACCTCCTCGACGAGCCCAAGGTCACCGAGAAGAAGATCAAGAGCGCGGTCACCGACACCGAGGCCGAGGTCCGCTTCGACACCGAGCACAAGCCCGGCGTCAGCAACCTGCTCACGATCTACTCCACCCTCACGGGGGAGTCGGTCCCGGCCCTCGAGGCCAAGTACGAGGGCAAGGGCTACGGCGCGCTGAAGACGGACCTGGCCGGTGTGATGGTCGATTTCGTCACACCGTTCAAGCAGCGCACCCAGGAATACCTGGACGACCCGGAGACGCTGGACTCCATCCTCGCCAAGGGTGCGGAGAAGGCCCGCGCGGTCGCCGCCGAGACCCTGGCGCAGGCCTACGACCGCCTCGGCCTGGTGCCCGCGAAGCACTGA
- the glyA gene encoding serine hydroxymethyltransferase: MSASRHPALLATDPELASYVTAEESLQAQTLRLIPSENYVSAAVLEAAGTVLQNKYSEGYPGRRYYEGQQNIDRVEALAVERAKGLFGVDHANVQPYSGSPANLAVYLAFAKPGDTVMGMALPMGGHLTHGWGVSATGSWFRGVQYGVSAETGLIDYDAVRELALAERPKIIFCGGTALPRTIDFEAFASIAREAGSVLVADVAHIAGLIAGGAHPSPVGHVDVVSTTTHKTLRGPRGAMLMCREEHAKAIDKAVFPGLQGGPHNQTTAGIAVALHEAAQPSFVTYAHAVVANAKALAAALLERGFDLVSGGTDNHLILLDLTSRGVPGKVAAKALDRAGIVVNYNTVPFDPRKPFDPSGIRIGTPSLTSRGLGAEHMPVVAEWISRAVDAASKSDEPALSAIRREVSDLMAAFPAPGLPVS; encoded by the coding sequence ATGAGCGCGAGCCGCCACCCCGCCCTTCTCGCCACCGATCCCGAACTGGCGTCCTACGTCACGGCCGAGGAATCCCTGCAGGCGCAGACCCTGCGCCTGATCCCCAGTGAGAACTACGTGTCCGCCGCCGTGCTCGAGGCCGCCGGGACGGTGCTGCAGAACAAGTACAGCGAGGGCTACCCGGGCCGCCGCTACTACGAGGGCCAGCAGAACATCGACCGCGTCGAGGCGCTGGCCGTCGAGCGGGCGAAGGGCCTGTTCGGGGTGGACCACGCCAACGTCCAGCCGTACTCCGGCTCGCCGGCGAACCTCGCGGTGTACCTGGCCTTCGCGAAGCCCGGCGACACGGTGATGGGCATGGCCCTGCCGATGGGCGGGCACCTGACGCACGGCTGGGGGGTCTCGGCGACGGGGTCCTGGTTCCGGGGCGTGCAGTACGGGGTGTCCGCGGAGACGGGCCTGATCGACTACGACGCGGTGCGGGAGCTGGCACTGGCGGAGCGCCCGAAGATCATCTTCTGTGGCGGTACGGCGCTTCCGCGTACGATCGACTTCGAGGCGTTCGCCTCGATCGCCCGGGAGGCCGGCTCGGTCCTGGTCGCGGACGTGGCCCACATCGCGGGCCTGATCGCGGGCGGGGCGCACCCCTCGCCCGTCGGGCACGTGGACGTGGTCTCCACGACCACGCACAAGACGCTGCGCGGCCCGCGGGGCGCGATGCTGATGTGCCGCGAGGAGCACGCGAAGGCCATCGACAAGGCGGTGTTCCCGGGACTCCAGGGCGGGCCGCACAACCAGACGACGGCGGGCATCGCGGTGGCGCTGCACGAGGCGGCGCAGCCGTCGTTCGTGACGTACGCGCACGCGGTGGTGGCGAACGCGAAGGCGCTGGCCGCGGCTCTGCTGGAACGGGGCTTCGACCTGGTCTCGGGCGGTACGGACAACCACCTGATCCTGCTGGACCTGACCTCGCGGGGGGTCCCGGGCAAGGTGGCGGCCAAGGCACTGGACCGCGCGGGGATCGTCGTGAACTACAACACGGTCCCGTTCGACCCCCGCAAGCCGTTCGACCCGTCGGGCATCCGCATCGGCACGCCCTCGCTGACGTCGCGGGGGCTGGGCGCGGAGCACATGCCGGTGGTGGCGGAGTGGATCTCCCGGGCGGTGGACGCGGCGTCCAAGTCCGACGAGCCGGCGCTGTCCGCGATCCGCCGCGAGGTGTCGGACCTGATGGCGGCCTTCCCCGCCCCTGGCCTCCCGGTCTCCTGA